From Anopheles arabiensis isolate DONGOLA chromosome 3, AaraD3, whole genome shotgun sequence, a single genomic window includes:
- the LOC120899977 gene encoding keratin, type II cytoskeletal 1, producing MDDIFGKKKEVVPILDLSKSSATTREEFKRMIEKVPDYKMRPIKVRSDEIRFKEKEYGFKMQKKELRMLMKNGGERDKLYAYMDPIPAEMRNLVILELCSVPIDWKMLTSQRPKTKVEEDYFSKLVELGKLQIKTIQRDKRENLLATSVRKVKNRSGIIESRVFTCNECMEEFCNGKTCADFNYDLYTRIVPKVPLLKTNSQQQLSLNGGAGGLGGGAGRMLGDLHQKSIDSGSGAGGGGGGKKGRKGARKKGHKSKAKSVEAADDEGNQGGTSGGNAAAGGHGHGGKKKGKRASRSKTPPKAKSMEK from the exons ATGGATGACATTTTcgggaagaaaaaggaagtCGTCCCCATACTGGACCTTTCCAAATCTTCCGCCACGACGCGGGAAGAGTTTAAGCGCATGATCGAGAAGGTGCCGGACTACAAGATGCGCCCGATCAAGGTGCGGTCGGACGAGATCCGGTTCAAGGAGAAGGAGTACGGGTTTAAGATGCAGAAGAAGGAGCTCCGGATGCTGATGAAGAACGGGGGCGAGCGGGACAAGCTGTACGCGTACATGGATCCGATACCGGCCGAGATGCGCAACCTGGTCATACTGGAGCTGTGCAGCGTGCCGATCGACTGGAAGATGCTGACCAGCCAGCGGCCCAAGACGAAGGTGGAGGAGGACTACTTTAGCAA GCTGGTTGAGCTGGGCAAGCTGCAGATCAAAACGATCCAGCGCGACAAGCGGGAAAACCTGCTCGCCACCTCGGTCCGCAAGGTGAAGAACCGTTCCGGCATCATCGAGTCGCGCGTCTTCACCTGCAACGAGTGTATGGAAGAGTTCTGCAACGGGAAAACGTGCGCCGACTTCAACTACGATCTGTACACGCGCATCGTGCCGAAAGTGCCGCTGCTCAAGACCaactcgcagcagcagctctcgCTGAACGGTGGTGCCGGTGGTTTGGGCGGCGGTGCCGGAAGGATGCTGGGCGATCTGCACCAAAAAAGCATCGACAGTGGCAGTGGAgcgggtggcggtggtggtggaaaaaagggTCGCAAGGGGGCGCGTAAAAAGGGCCACAAATCGAAGGCAAAATCAGTGGAGGCGGCCGATGACGAGGGCAATCAGGGTGGCACCAGCGGTGGCAATGCGGCTGCCGGGGGCCATGGTCATGGGGGTAAGAAGAAGGGCAAGCGAGCGTCACGTAGCAAAACACCGCCGAAAgcaaaatcgatggaaaagtAA